The window CCGCACTGAACATCAGCTATGAGTTAACTCAGGAAAAAGCGAAGACCTGCGAGTACGCGGCGAGCATGGAGCAACGAATTCGGATGCTACAACAGACCATTGAACAGGCGCTGCTTGATCAGGGTCGCATAACCGAAAAAACGGGCCAAAATTTTGAATAACACTTCCCGGTTTACTATGGTACAGTGACCGTGAAGAAAAAATTTCTCTGAGATGTTTGCAAGCGGGCCAGTCCCCTGAGCCGATATTTCATACCACAAGAATGTGGCGCTCCGCGGTTGGTGAGCATGCTCGGTTCGTCCGAGAAGCCTTAAAACTGTGACGACACATTCACCTTGAACCAAGGGTTCAAGGGTTACAGCCTGCGGCGGCATCTCGGAGATTCCCTTCTTAAAAGCTGGCGACAGCCATGACGCAACATTCCGAACTTCCTTTATCACGACACGATATCCGCCGCATGATCCGGCAGCGTCGTCGCGCGCTGACGCCTGAGCAACAGCTTGAGTCCGGTCAACGCGCCGCAACCCGAATGCTGGCCTACCCGCCGATGACGATGGCGCGCACGGTCGCCGTGTTTTTGTCGTTTGATGGCGAACTCGACACACAGCCGCTGATTGAACAACTCTGGCGCGCGGGCAAGCGCGTTTATCTGCCGGTTCTCCATCCCTTCAGCCGCGGTAATCTGCTGTTTTTACACTATCATCCGCAAAGTGAACTGGTAACAAACCGCCTGAAAATTCAGGAGCCGAAGCTGGACGTACGCGAGGTGCTGCCGCTTGCGGATCTGGACGTGCTGGTGACGCCGCTGGTGGCGTTCGACGAATACGGTCAGCGTTTGGGTATGGGCGGCGGCTTTTACGATCGTACGTTGCAAAACTGGCAGCAGCATGGCTTAACGCCGGTAGGGTATGCGCACGATTGTCAGCGAGTCGCAAAGCTGCCGGTGGAAGAGTGGGATGTTCCGCTGCCTGCGGTGGTGACGCCGTCGAAAGTGTGGGAGTGGTGAGTGAATGATAATCATAAATAAAATCATCAAGTGGCTGACAGGCCCTTCAAAAAAGACTCCTCCTCAGACCCACACCGATACACTGAATCAGGTCATGTTTGCCAGATTAGACGATCAGCAGTCGAAGAAACCGGATGCCGTATGGAATGTTCGTCAACTGTCTCCTGAGTCTTTTCTCACCTTAACGCCCCTTGAGATTACTGAGCGACTTGACTCTGACCCTTTTAAAACTGGTAACTTCGATTTTGGCGTCAGCGTTATTCACTGGCGTAGCGATGAAAGTGAGATTGTATGTTGGTTTCAGGATGCAAAGTGTACTAGCTGCACCTTTCATTATCAGGGTAATGCGATTACGCAGGCTGACGGCAGTGCTCAACGCTCTGCCTGAAGGTAGTACTGTAGCCATACATACTTCAACATAAAAAGCCGGGTGGCGGCTGCGCCTTACCCGGCCTACAGTTCATGATTCGTGGTTTGCGGCTTGCGGTTATTCCAGGCCTAGTATGCGTAGCGCCGCCGGACAGAATAATCATTTATATCAATATCTTAATTTTGCGAGTCGCCTTCCAGAATACACACTTGTCAGCGTCCTGGTTAAGCGGTATCTTCTTGCCGCACCTGCAAAATCAGGTGCCGGAATTAGCCTTCTGAATCTCATACTGGCGACATATACTTCTATGTCGTGCGACCGGTTTCGCCTCAATGGTGGGCCGGGCGGAGGCGTCGCAAGACGCGCCGGTATCCAGTATGACCGGTAAGGCTAACTCCGTCCGGCACCACCACCCGCGAGATTAGCCTCTCCGGTGGTGGTTTAAACACGGCATACTGGAGGCTACCCTATGGTAACTACCCCTCTCTTTTCTCACTCTTTATTTACCCTGCCATTTAACCATGCGACAGATTTCACCGAACTGGCGGATAACTGCGAACGCTTTGCAGAAGCGCTGGTAGAATGCCATAACCCGGTTGAGAAGCTGGCTATATGCGCACGTCTTTCCGCCTGTCTCGCGCTGTTACAGCCCACACTAACCGAGCCCGTGCCGGACCATTTGAAAGACAGCCTGACGGTTGACACCCTACCGACCCGTTTTCCTCTTTTCGCACCGGAATCGGATCAGCTCGGACGTTAGTGTCAGCTATTAACGCAGTTGCTAATGAGTAAAACACTTTCCGCGGAAATGGAGCGGATAGTAGGTGATTTATTGCAGGATCTGGTGGATTTTTTTGCCGATACGCTGAAAGCGCCGCGCTGGCTGAAGACCGAAGAAGGACTGGTAGACCTGTAAAAATGCCGGGTGGCGGCTACGCCTTACCCGGCCTGCAGTTCATGGTTTGCGGTTATTACTGTAGGCCCGGTAAGCGCCAGCGCCACCGGGCATTCCTGACAATCAGTACAGCAGACGCGCGCGAATGGTGCCCGGAATGGCTTTCATTGCCTGTAGCGCTTTTTCCGCCACGTCTTCATCCGCTTCAATATCGATAACCACGTAACCCATCTGCGCCGAGGTTTGCAGATACTGCGCGGCGATGTTGACGCCCTGTTCGGCGAAGATCTGGTTCAGCGCGGTCAGTACGCCCGGACGGTTTTCGTGGATGTGCATCAGACGACGTCCGCCGTGCAGCGGCAGCGACACTTCCGGGAAGTTAACCGCCGACAGCGTGGAGCCGTTATCGGAATATTTAACCAGCTTACCGGCCACTTCCAGACCGATGTTTTCCTGCGCTTCCTGGGTGGAGCCGCCGATGTGCGGGGTCAGGATCACGTTGTCAAAATCGCACAGCGGCGAGGTGAACGGATCGCTGTTGGTCGCCGGTTCGGTCGGGAAAACGTCGATGGCCGCACCGGCCAGATGTCTGGTCGCCAGCGCATCGCACAGCGCCGGAATGTCCACCACCGTACCGCGCGCGGCATTGATCAGCAGCGATCCCGGTTTCATCAGGGCGATCTCTTTTGCGCCCATCATGTTTTTGGTCGAGGCGTTTTCCGGCACGTGCAGGCTGACCACATCGCTCATATTGAGCAGATCGGACAGATGCTGAACCTGGGTGGCGTTCCCCAGCGGCAATTTATTTTCAATGTCATAGAAGAAAACGTGCATCCCCAGCGACTCCGCCAGGATCCCCAACTGGGTGCCGATATGGCCGTAACCGATAATCCCCAGCTTTTTACCGCGCGCTTCAAATGAACCCGCCGCCAGTTTATTCCACACGCCGCGATGCGCTTTGGCGTTCGCCTCCGGCACGCCGCGCAGCAGCAGCAGCAGCTCGCCAATCACCAGTTCCGCCACGGAGCGGGTGTTGGAGAACGGGGCGTTAAATACCGGGATACCGCGCTTTGCCGCCGCGGTCAGATCGACCTGGTTAGTGCCGATGCAGAAACAGCCGATAGCCACCAGCTTTTCCGCCGCGTTAATCACCTCTTCGGTCAGATGGGTACGGGATCGCAGGCCAATAAAGTGGGCATCACGGATGGACGCTTTCAGCTGCTCCGCATCCAGCGCCCCTTTGTGAAATTCGATGTTGGTATAACCTGCCGCACGAAGGCTATCCAGCGCCTTCTGGTGCACGCCTTCAACCAGCAGAAATTTAATCTTGTCTTTCTCCAGCGATACCTTTGCCATTTCCCCGACCCTGTCTTATTGCAATCTGATGTTGTGTGTACGGATTTGCATCCGCCTTTCAACATATCAAAAAAAATTATTGCGGCAATATGAACGTTTGCGTCGCCCTGTTGAGGAAATTGCAATCAACGGGAAATGCCAGATGAAAATGCTGGAGATAAGTTTTTCTTTGGAGGGTTCAGCAGGGCAAACGATAAAACGTGACACAAGTCACCAAATTTGCCCTGCAAAAATATTTTAACCGGAGCGGTCAGATCATTTGACGATGGTTTTTACGCCGTCGGCGGTGCCGATTAACGCCACGTCCGCGCCGCGGTTGGCGAACAGGCCAACGGTGACTACGCCCGGAATGGCATTGATCGCGT is drawn from Citrobacter rodentium NBRC 105723 = DSM 16636 and contains these coding sequences:
- a CDS encoding 5-formyltetrahydrofolate cyclo-ligase, which gives rise to MTQHSELPLSRHDIRRMIRQRRRALTPEQQLESGQRAATRMLAYPPMTMARTVAVFLSFDGELDTQPLIEQLWRAGKRVYLPVLHPFSRGNLLFLHYHPQSELVTNRLKIQEPKLDVREVLPLADLDVLVTPLVAFDEYGQRLGMGGGFYDRTLQNWQQHGLTPVGYAHDCQRVAKLPVEEWDVPLPAVVTPSKVWEW
- the serA gene encoding phosphoglycerate dehydrogenase, encoding MAKVSLEKDKIKFLLVEGVHQKALDSLRAAGYTNIEFHKGALDAEQLKASIRDAHFIGLRSRTHLTEEVINAAEKLVAIGCFCIGTNQVDLTAAAKRGIPVFNAPFSNTRSVAELVIGELLLLLRGVPEANAKAHRGVWNKLAAGSFEARGKKLGIIGYGHIGTQLGILAESLGMHVFFYDIENKLPLGNATQVQHLSDLLNMSDVVSLHVPENASTKNMMGAKEIALMKPGSLLINAARGTVVDIPALCDALATRHLAGAAIDVFPTEPATNSDPFTSPLCDFDNVILTPHIGGSTQEAQENIGLEVAGKLVKYSDNGSTLSAVNFPEVSLPLHGGRRLMHIHENRPGVLTALNQIFAEQGVNIAAQYLQTSAQMGYVVIDIEADEDVAEKALQAMKAIPGTIRARLLY